A window of the Thiomicrospira microaerophila genome harbors these coding sequences:
- the gltB gene encoding glutamate synthase large subunit: MNSLNTLKGLYSPDFEKENCGFGLIANMDDKPSHWLVQTAIQSLSNMTHRGGVAADCCTGDGCGLLIKKPDRFLQAEAQKLGLTLSPIYAAGMIFLNQDTSLASHAKTTLENELSQRGLPIAGWRAVPVKSDVLGEQAASMEPVIEQVFINAPNGMDEAEFNRKLFSARRKTEMAIESNDKTFYIASLNSQLLSYKGLVMPKELDQFYLDLRNPAFASSSISYHQRFSTNTMPQWRLAQPFRFLAHNGELNTIRGNRNWALARQKKFETPLLPDLAELKPLVAQDGSDSNSLDNMLEVLMMGDMSVFQALRLLIPPAWQNVPHMDADLKAFLEYNSMHMEPWDGPAGMVINTGKYAICGVDRNGLRPTRYVITKDRHITFASEIGVYNYAPEDVVEKGRLKPGQVIAVDLENGTLIKPEEIDNTLKNAKPYRQWMDQGYMRLEEQFDREESTRGWDSKLADTYQKYYQVTFEERDQIIRVLAESSQEAVGSMGDDAPLPVFSHKPRSVFDYFRQMFAQVTNPPIDPLREAIVMSLNTCFGRELNMFEEGPEHARRLEVQSPILSPSMMAQLLELKDADYQHQVVSLHYDAGALDLKTAITHVCEQAAQATASGKSLLILSDLNIQPGLVTIPAAMATGAVHHHLIRQGLRTEANLIIETATARDPHHFAVLFGYGATAVYPYLAYETLQDMQRTRELDPATPVSKYIKNYRKGINKGLYKIMSKMGISTLPSYRGSQLFEAVGLSSEVVKLCFPGTANRIEGSCFRHLEDDQKRLSKAAFNPRKTIEQGGLLKYVHGGEYHAYNPDVVENLRKAVQTGDKRFYNTFADLVNNRPAMTIRDMIGFREDIQPISIDEVEPLTDIYKRFDSAGISLGALSPEAHEALAIAMNRLGARSNSGEGAEDPSRYGTEKMSKIKQIASGRFGVTAHYLRNAEVLQIKVAQGAKPGEGGQLPGHKVDLTIAKLRHSVPGVTLISPPPHHDIYSIEDLAQLIYDLKQVNPNALISVKLVAEPGVGTIAAGVAKAYADLITISGYDGGTGASPITSVKYAGNPFEMGLAETHQVLRANDLRGQVVVQADGGLKTGLDVIKSAILGAESFGFGTAPMIALGCKYLRICHLNTCAVGVATQDERLRKEHFIGLPEMVMNYFEFVAEETREWMAKLGVRSLGELVGRVDLLKVIDNPLTDKQRNLDLTPIISDGGVPADKPQTVQVKRNNPWDKGEIAEQMVEQVLPAIENKTGGIFNFHLVNTGRSIGARVAGEIAQRYGNNGMKSAPITLKLTGIAGQSFGVFNVDGLNLHLEGDANDYVGKGMAGGEIVVTPPKGYVFDPKNTPIVGNTCLYGATGGKLFAHGTGGERFAVRNSGATAVVEGLGDHGCEYMTGGVVVSLGDVGVNFGAGMSGGMAFILDMNRTLPDRLNTEMVEAIRVDTENTEEYRHYLKSLLKDYVEKTHSPWGQEVLNHFSQYVGHFWLVKSRAIDVDSLLRLFANQAA; encoded by the coding sequence ATGAATTCACTCAACACCCTAAAAGGCCTTTACTCTCCAGACTTTGAGAAAGAGAATTGTGGCTTTGGGCTTATCGCCAATATGGACGACAAACCAAGTCACTGGCTTGTGCAAACCGCCATTCAATCTTTATCAAACATGACACACCGTGGTGGTGTTGCAGCCGATTGCTGCACTGGAGATGGTTGTGGTTTATTAATCAAAAAACCCGATAGGTTTTTACAGGCTGAAGCACAGAAACTAGGCTTAACCCTCTCTCCTATTTATGCCGCTGGCATGATCTTCCTAAATCAAGATACCTCCCTCGCTAGTCATGCAAAAACCACCTTAGAAAATGAGCTATCGCAGCGTGGATTACCAATTGCAGGCTGGCGTGCTGTACCCGTTAAGTCTGATGTACTGGGCGAACAAGCCGCTTCAATGGAACCGGTCATCGAACAAGTTTTTATCAATGCCCCTAATGGAATGGATGAAGCAGAGTTTAACCGCAAGCTATTTAGCGCACGCCGAAAAACCGAAATGGCGATTGAGTCCAATGACAAAACCTTTTATATCGCCTCACTCAACAGCCAACTGTTATCCTACAAAGGCTTGGTGATGCCAAAAGAACTAGATCAGTTTTATCTTGATCTACGAAACCCAGCGTTTGCGTCATCGTCGATTTCTTATCACCAGCGCTTTTCAACCAATACCATGCCCCAATGGCGTTTGGCGCAACCCTTCCGCTTCCTAGCTCACAACGGCGAGCTTAATACCATTCGCGGCAACCGTAACTGGGCGCTGGCTCGCCAGAAAAAATTTGAAACACCGCTTTTACCAGATTTAGCTGAACTTAAGCCGCTGGTCGCACAGGATGGTTCTGACTCAAACAGCCTCGACAATATGCTTGAAGTTTTAATGATGGGCGATATGTCGGTATTCCAGGCCTTGCGTTTACTTATTCCACCGGCTTGGCAAAACGTACCCCATATGGATGCCGACCTGAAAGCCTTCCTAGAATATAACTCGATGCACATGGAACCTTGGGATGGTCCGGCGGGCATGGTTATTAACACCGGTAAATATGCAATTTGTGGCGTTGATCGTAACGGTTTACGTCCAACACGCTATGTGATTACCAAAGACCGTCATATCACCTTCGCCTCAGAAATTGGGGTTTACAACTACGCGCCTGAAGACGTGGTAGAAAAAGGCCGTTTAAAACCCGGTCAAGTGATCGCTGTTGATCTGGAGAACGGCACACTTATCAAGCCAGAAGAGATTGATAACACACTTAAAAACGCTAAACCCTACCGTCAATGGATGGATCAAGGTTACATGCGCCTTGAAGAGCAGTTTGATCGTGAAGAGTCCACCCGCGGCTGGGACAGCAAACTGGCTGACACCTATCAAAAATACTATCAAGTCACTTTTGAAGAGCGTGATCAGATTATTCGTGTATTAGCCGAATCGTCGCAAGAGGCCGTTGGCTCGATGGGTGATGATGCCCCACTACCGGTGTTTTCACATAAACCACGTTCGGTGTTTGATTATTTCCGTCAAATGTTTGCACAGGTCACCAACCCACCAATCGACCCATTACGTGAAGCCATTGTCATGTCGCTGAACACCTGTTTTGGCCGCGAACTTAATATGTTTGAAGAAGGGCCAGAACACGCACGTCGCTTAGAGGTTCAATCCCCCATCCTAAGCCCTTCAATGATGGCACAGTTGCTTGAGTTAAAGGATGCAGACTATCAACATCAGGTTGTCAGCCTGCACTATGATGCCGGTGCGTTAGATTTAAAAACCGCCATTACGCACGTCTGTGAACAGGCCGCACAAGCCACGGCTTCAGGAAAATCCTTGCTAATCCTGAGTGACCTTAACATTCAACCAGGCCTAGTTACCATTCCCGCTGCAATGGCAACCGGTGCGGTACACCACCACTTAATTCGCCAAGGTTTACGTACCGAAGCCAACTTAATCATTGAAACGGCTACGGCACGCGACCCGCATCATTTTGCGGTGTTGTTTGGCTACGGCGCTACAGCGGTATATCCCTATCTTGCCTACGAAACACTCCAAGATATGCAACGCACCCGCGAACTCGACCCTGCCACGCCGGTCAGCAAATATATTAAAAACTACCGCAAAGGCATCAATAAAGGTCTTTATAAGATCATGTCGAAAATGGGAATTTCAACGCTGCCGTCTTACCGTGGTTCACAATTATTTGAAGCGGTCGGCTTAAGTTCAGAGGTCGTGAAACTCTGCTTCCCGGGCACCGCTAACCGCATTGAAGGCAGTTGTTTTAGACACCTAGAAGATGATCAAAAACGTTTATCTAAAGCCGCCTTTAACCCACGTAAAACGATTGAACAGGGTGGTTTATTGAAATACGTCCATGGCGGCGAATACCATGCCTACAATCCAGACGTCGTTGAAAACCTTCGCAAGGCCGTTCAAACCGGCGACAAACGTTTTTATAACACCTTTGCTGACCTAGTCAACAATCGCCCAGCGATGACTATTCGCGACATGATTGGCTTCCGTGAGGATATCCAGCCGATTTCGATTGATGAAGTTGAGCCGCTGACCGACATCTACAAACGCTTTGATAGCGCGGGAATCTCACTCGGTGCGTTATCACCTGAAGCGCACGAAGCCTTGGCCATTGCGATGAACCGTTTAGGCGCACGCTCAAACTCGGGCGAAGGTGCCGAAGATCCTTCACGTTACGGCACCGAAAAAATGTCGAAAATCAAGCAAATTGCTTCAGGGCGTTTTGGCGTTACCGCACACTATCTGCGTAATGCTGAAGTACTACAGATCAAGGTAGCGCAAGGCGCGAAGCCTGGAGAAGGTGGCCAGTTACCCGGCCATAAGGTTGATTTAACCATTGCTAAATTGCGTCATTCTGTACCGGGTGTGACCTTGATTTCACCGCCCCCACACCATGACATCTACTCGATTGAGGACTTGGCACAGTTGATTTATGACTTAAAACAAGTCAACCCCAATGCATTGATTTCAGTAAAGTTAGTGGCCGAACCGGGCGTCGGTACCATCGCCGCAGGTGTGGCTAAAGCCTATGCTGACCTGATCACTATTTCAGGTTATGACGGTGGCACAGGTGCCAGCCCTATCACCTCTGTTAAGTATGCTGGCAATCCATTTGAAATGGGTCTGGCAGAAACGCATCAGGTTTTACGCGCTAATGACCTGCGTGGTCAAGTTGTGGTTCAAGCAGACGGTGGCTTAAAAACCGGTCTTGACGTGATCAAATCGGCCATCTTGGGCGCAGAATCCTTTGGTTTTGGCACCGCCCCGATGATTGCCCTAGGCTGTAAATATCTGCGCATCTGCCATTTGAACACCTGCGCTGTTGGCGTAGCAACCCAAGACGAGCGTTTACGTAAGGAACATTTTATTGGCTTACCCGAAATGGTGATGAACTATTTTGAGTTTGTAGCTGAAGAAACCCGTGAATGGATGGCAAAACTTGGTGTTCGCTCATTAGGCGAATTGGTTGGCCGTGTTGATTTGTTGAAAGTGATCGACAACCCGCTCACCGATAAACAGCGCAATCTCGACTTAACACCGATTATTTCCGATGGTGGCGTGCCGGCTGACAAACCTCAGACCGTTCAGGTTAAACGCAACAACCCTTGGGACAAGGGCGAAATTGCAGAACAAATGGTCGAACAAGTCTTACCGGCCATTGAAAATAAAACCGGTGGGATTTTCAACTTCCATCTTGTCAACACTGGGCGCTCTATTGGTGCAAGAGTCGCGGGCGAGATTGCCCAACGCTACGGCAATAACGGCATGAAATCCGCCCCCATTACGCTAAAACTCACCGGCATTGCAGGTCAGTCGTTTGGTGTGTTTAACGTCGATGGCTTAAATCTTCACCTAGAAGGCGATGCCAATGACTATGTTGGTAAAGGCATGGCCGGTGGCGAAATCGTCGTTACCCCGCCAAAAGGCTATGTGTTTGATCCTAAAAACACACCGATTGTCGGCAACACCTGTTTATACGGCGCAACCGGCGGTAAATTATTTGCTCACGGCACGGGTGGTGAACGTTTTGCCGTGCGGAACTCGGGCGCTACCGCCGTCGTTGAAGGACTGGGCGACCACGGTTGTGAATACATGACCGGCGGTGTTGTTGTCAGCTTGGGTGATGTTGGGGTTAACTTTGGTGCAGGCATGTCCGGTGGTATGGCGTTTATACTTGATATGAACCGCACCTTGCCTGACCGCCTGAATACCGAAATGGTTGAAGCGATTCGTGTTGACACTGAAAACACCGAAGAATACCGTCACTATCTGAAATCGCTGCTGAAAGACTATGTTGAAAAAACGCACAGCCCTTGGGGACAAGAAGTGCTGAATCATTTCAGCCAATATGTCGGCCATTTCTGGTTAGTTAAATCGCGGGCGATTGATGTCGATAGCCTATTACGCTTGTTTGCAAATCAAGCAGCTTAA
- the gdhA gene encoding NADP-specific glutamate dehydrogenase codes for MTQKLEDSLGLIYQEVLKRNPGEPEFHQAALEVFESLNPVMAKHPEIAKKKILQRICEPERQIIFRVPWVDDRGEVQVNRGFRVGFNSALGPYKGGIRFHPSVNLSVIKFLGFEQIFKNALTGLPIGGGKGGSDFDPKGRSDNEIMRFCQSFMTELYRHIGEYTDVPAGDIGVGAREIGYMFGQYKRITNRYESGVFTGKGIAWGGSLARKEATGYGTVFFAQEMLKARGDSLDGKTVIVSGSGNVAIYAIEKAMTYGAKVIACSDSSGYIVDEQGLDLDLIKRLKEVEYARIEKYAEQVKHAKFYKEGSIWSVPCDVALPCATQNELNAKDAEMLVKNGCKTVAEGANMPCTPDAIRILQSAKTSYGPGKAANAGGVATSALEMQQNASRDSWTHDYTEARLKDIMINIHKTCFETAAEYGCPGDYVMGANIAGFLRVSKAMDAMGVI; via the coding sequence ATGACTCAAAAGTTAGAAGATAGTTTGGGTTTAATCTATCAAGAAGTATTAAAAAGAAATCCAGGGGAGCCGGAGTTTCATCAGGCAGCTCTTGAAGTGTTTGAAAGCTTGAATCCGGTGATGGCTAAGCACCCGGAAATCGCTAAGAAAAAAATCTTGCAACGCATTTGTGAGCCGGAGCGTCAGATTATTTTCCGTGTGCCTTGGGTTGATGACCGTGGTGAGGTTCAGGTCAATCGTGGTTTTCGTGTTGGATTTAATAGTGCATTGGGGCCTTATAAGGGCGGAATTCGCTTTCATCCTTCGGTGAATTTGAGTGTGATCAAGTTTTTGGGTTTTGAACAGATTTTTAAAAACGCTTTAACCGGTTTGCCGATTGGTGGTGGCAAGGGTGGTAGTGATTTCGATCCAAAAGGCCGCTCGGACAATGAAATTATGCGTTTTTGCCAAAGCTTTATGACTGAGCTTTATCGTCATATCGGCGAGTATACCGATGTGCCAGCGGGCGATATTGGTGTGGGTGCGCGTGAAATTGGTTATATGTTTGGTCAATACAAGCGCATTACAAACCGTTACGAGTCTGGTGTGTTTACCGGTAAAGGTATCGCTTGGGGCGGCTCTTTGGCACGCAAAGAAGCGACAGGTTATGGGACGGTGTTCTTTGCGCAAGAAATGCTGAAAGCGCGTGGCGATAGCCTAGATGGTAAGACAGTGATTGTGTCCGGTTCGGGGAACGTGGCGATCTACGCAATTGAAAAAGCCATGACCTATGGTGCTAAAGTCATTGCTTGCTCAGATTCAAGTGGTTATATCGTTGACGAACAAGGATTGGATTTAGATTTGATCAAGCGCCTTAAAGAGGTTGAATATGCACGCATTGAGAAGTACGCAGAACAAGTGAAGCATGCTAAGTTCTATAAAGAAGGTTCGATTTGGTCAGTGCCCTGTGATGTTGCCTTGCCTTGTGCAACACAGAATGAGTTGAATGCCAAGGATGCAGAAATGCTAGTAAAAAATGGTTGCAAAACGGTTGCAGAGGGGGCAAATATGCCTTGTACACCGGATGCGATTCGTATTTTGCAATCGGCTAAAACGTCTTATGGTCCTGGTAAGGCGGCCAATGCTGGCGGCGTAGCGACCAGTGCGCTTGAAATGCAGCAAAACGCCAGTCGTGATTCCTGGACGCATGATTATACCGAGGCGCGATTAAAAGATATTATGATTAATATTCATAAAACCTGTTTTGAAACAGCCGCGGAATATGGTTGTCCGGGTGACTATGTCATGGGAGCGAATATTGCCGGTTTCTTGCGTGTTAGCAAGGCGATGGATGCGATGGGTGTGATTTAA
- the gpmI gene encoding 2,3-bisphosphoglycerate-independent phosphoglycerate mutase — protein MSKTLTPKHRPVGLIILDGWGHNPNPENNAIAQAHTPVWDQLIAQHPNTFINTSGLNVGLPDGQMGNSEVGHLNLGAGRVVYQELTRIQKAIDEGNFFDNSVFTHAIDKATSRGRAVHIMGLLSDGGVHSHIEHIKAALTLAVQRGAKTHLHVFTDGRDTAPQSALGYIKDIEAHMKTIGGGRIASITGRYFALDRDNRWDRVQQAYEVITAGQAAFTCKSAKQAINEAYERGETDEFVQATAILRKSGKKVKIKDGDTVIFMNYRSDRARQLTRAFIENDFAEFHRQSSPILSEFVTLTEYNKNFNVPVAFRPTKLINTYGEWVSKHDLNQLRIAETEKYAHVTFFFNGGIEAPYKGEDRILIPSPKVATYDLQPEMSVEEVADKLVEAIASGHYDTFICNLANPDMVGHSGNMDACIKAVEAVDTAVGRIVSALNQADGELIITADHGNVEQLWDESTNSPLTAHTTNPVPLIYIGHKAASLRENGSLPDVVPTLFDMMGLEQPPEMTGISLLKAE, from the coding sequence ATGAGCAAAACCCTGACCCCCAAACATCGTCCTGTAGGACTCATTATTCTAGACGGCTGGGGACACAACCCTAACCCAGAAAACAATGCGATTGCGCAAGCCCATACCCCCGTATGGGACCAACTCATCGCCCAACACCCCAACACTTTCATCAACACATCAGGCCTAAATGTTGGGCTTCCCGATGGTCAAATGGGAAACTCAGAAGTCGGTCACTTAAACTTGGGTGCTGGTCGCGTGGTTTACCAAGAACTCACTAGAATTCAAAAAGCGATTGACGAAGGCAACTTTTTCGATAATAGCGTATTTACTCATGCGATTGATAAAGCTACATCACGCGGACGCGCTGTACACATTATGGGCCTTTTGTCTGATGGTGGCGTTCACTCACACATTGAACATATTAAGGCAGCGCTAACGCTAGCGGTTCAACGTGGTGCAAAAACGCATCTACATGTTTTTACCGATGGTCGCGACACAGCACCACAGAGTGCATTAGGTTACATTAAAGACATTGAAGCGCACATGAAGACGATTGGTGGCGGTCGCATTGCCTCAATCACCGGACGTTATTTTGCGCTTGATCGTGACAATCGTTGGGATCGAGTGCAACAGGCCTACGAGGTTATTACCGCAGGCCAAGCAGCTTTTACTTGCAAGAGTGCAAAACAAGCCATAAATGAAGCCTACGAGCGTGGTGAAACAGACGAGTTCGTTCAAGCCACCGCGATCTTACGTAAAAGCGGCAAGAAGGTAAAAATCAAAGACGGTGATACCGTTATCTTTATGAACTACCGCTCTGATCGTGCGCGCCAACTAACCCGTGCTTTTATCGAAAACGATTTTGCCGAGTTCCACCGCCAAAGCTCACCCATATTAAGTGAATTTGTAACCTTGACCGAATACAATAAAAACTTCAACGTACCTGTTGCTTTCCGTCCAACCAAGCTCATTAACACCTATGGTGAATGGGTCTCTAAACACGACTTAAATCAACTTCGTATTGCAGAAACCGAAAAATACGCACATGTCACCTTTTTCTTTAATGGTGGCATCGAGGCGCCCTATAAAGGAGAGGACAGAATATTAATCCCTTCACCCAAGGTAGCCACCTATGACCTGCAACCAGAAATGAGCGTAGAAGAAGTGGCCGACAAACTCGTTGAAGCGATTGCGTCCGGTCATTACGACACGTTTATTTGCAACCTAGCCAATCCAGACATGGTCGGGCATTCTGGCAATATGGACGCTTGCATCAAAGCCGTTGAAGCCGTTGATACAGCCGTTGGTAGAATTGTAAGCGCACTAAACCAAGCCGATGGTGAACTAATTATCACCGCTGACCACGGCAATGTTGAACAGCTTTGGGATGAAAGCACCAACAGCCCGCTTACGGCTCACACCACCAACCCCGTACCCTTGATTTACATTGGTCATAAAGCAGCGAGCTTACGTGAAAATGGCAGCTTGCCGGACGTAGTTCCGACACTGTTTGACATGATGGGATTAGAACAACCTCCGGAAATGACAGGAATTAGCCTGCTAAAAGCGGAATAA
- a CDS encoding rhodanese-like domain-containing protein: MFLEFMKQEFLLFIALGVVALMLLYSYVGDRFLGYQQLSPEEATRFYNQGALVIDVRSDAEYKTGFIGEARHIPVGDLKAKISSLSSFKDKGVLVYCQSGARSAGAANTLVKEGFTNVANLRGGILSWKMAGLPVNQPVSRKARRKGK; this comes from the coding sequence ATGTTTTTAGAATTTATGAAGCAGGAGTTTTTGCTTTTTATTGCATTGGGCGTTGTAGCCTTGATGTTGTTATATAGCTATGTTGGTGATAGATTTTTAGGTTATCAGCAACTGTCTCCAGAGGAGGCTACGCGTTTTTATAACCAGGGAGCGCTGGTAATTGATGTGCGCTCTGATGCTGAGTATAAAACTGGCTTTATTGGTGAAGCGCGACACATTCCTGTCGGGGATTTAAAGGCCAAAATATCAAGTCTTTCCAGTTTCAAAGATAAGGGTGTGTTGGTTTATTGTCAATCTGGTGCTCGATCGGCTGGAGCCGCGAATACGCTTGTTAAAGAGGGCTTTACTAACGTAGCGAATCTTCGGGGCGGAATTTTGTCATGGAAAATGGCTGGATTACCTGTCAATCAACCCGTATCTCGTAAAGCACGTCGCAAAGGTAAGTGA
- the grxC gene encoding glutaredoxin 3 — MAEIIVYLNKTCPYCTRAKSLLDRRGLAFQAIDVTGSDALWREMEQRSGRSTIPQVFINNTHVGGFDELNAADKSGKLDKLLNS, encoded by the coding sequence ATGGCAGAGATTATCGTGTACCTAAACAAAACTTGCCCCTATTGCACCCGTGCTAAAAGTTTGTTGGATAGGCGTGGCTTGGCGTTTCAAGCGATTGATGTTACTGGTTCAGACGCGCTGTGGAGAGAAATGGAGCAGCGTTCTGGGCGTTCTACCATTCCTCAGGTTTTTATTAATAATACCCATGTTGGTGGTTTTGATGAGTTGAATGCGGCTGATAAAAGCGGCAAGCTTGATAAATTATTAAATAGTTAG
- the secB gene encoding protein-export chaperone SecB — translation MSEQQEKKFLIRKVYTKNISFEAPNSPQIFTQEFEPKMDVNLNVESSKLEDTAYHALIRLTVTVNVGDKVAFLCEVEQAGIFVMTGFSEAELGYMLGSQCPNVLFPFAREAVSDLVVRGGFPQLLVDPVNFDALYANHMQQRQQQDESSNQPQGEIG, via the coding sequence ATGTCAGAGCAGCAAGAAAAAAAGTTTTTAATTCGTAAAGTTTATACTAAGAATATATCATTTGAAGCACCGAATTCACCGCAAATTTTTACCCAAGAGTTTGAGCCTAAGATGGATGTGAATTTGAATGTTGAGAGTTCAAAGCTTGAAGACACAGCTTATCATGCATTAATTCGTTTAACGGTTACCGTTAACGTTGGCGATAAGGTTGCTTTTTTGTGTGAAGTTGAACAGGCAGGTATTTTTGTGATGACCGGCTTCTCAGAGGCGGAGTTGGGCTATATGTTGGGTAGTCAGTGTCCTAATGTTTTGTTTCCTTTTGCGCGTGAAGCCGTTTCAGACTTGGTAGTGCGTGGGGGTTTCCCTCAATTATTGGTCGATCCTGTTAATTTTGATGCGCTTTATGCCAACCATATGCAGCAGCGTCAGCAGCAGGATGAAAGCTCAAATCAACCCCAGGGCGAAATCGGTTAA
- a CDS encoding NAD(P)H-dependent glycerol-3-phosphate dehydrogenase, translating into MTRIAVLGAGAWGTALAIHLAKAGQSVCLWAHSATHAEQISLQNQNQRYLPGIDLPPGLVVTSDLAYALDTAEGVLFVVPSDAFATVLAKVKDLCHASPPHYLASATKGFEPQKQRLLHQVVMDEWGGGTSMAVLSGPTFADEVAKGLPTAMVSASPDTKQAEFWADAFHYQNFRVYTQADIAGVEVGGAYKNIMAIATGVSDGLNLGANARAALISRGMVEMMRFASLYQAQPETLMGLAGLGDLVLTCTDDLSRNRRFGLMLARSGKSAAEVQKDIGQVVEGVKAVKVVKALADQYRLDLPIMEQVYCLVTQQITPKQAVQQLLSRSSKSEQAI; encoded by the coding sequence ATGACGCGTATTGCGGTTTTGGGTGCGGGGGCTTGGGGAACGGCCTTAGCCATTCATCTGGCTAAAGCCGGTCAATCGGTTTGTTTGTGGGCGCACAGTGCGACCCATGCGGAGCAAATTAGTTTGCAAAACCAAAACCAGCGGTATTTGCCGGGCATTGATTTACCACCAGGCCTGGTGGTGACTTCAGATTTGGCGTATGCGCTTGATACAGCTGAAGGTGTATTATTTGTGGTACCTAGCGATGCGTTTGCTACGGTTTTGGCAAAAGTTAAAGACCTATGTCACGCTTCGCCGCCGCATTATTTAGCCTCGGCTACCAAAGGGTTTGAACCACAAAAGCAACGTTTATTGCATCAAGTGGTGATGGATGAATGGGGGGGGGGGACGTCTATGGCAGTGTTGTCGGGGCCTACTTTTGCAGATGAAGTGGCAAAGGGGCTGCCCACAGCGATGGTGAGCGCCTCTCCAGATACAAAGCAAGCTGAGTTTTGGGCTGATGCGTTTCATTATCAAAACTTTCGTGTTTATACCCAGGCCGATATTGCCGGTGTTGAGGTAGGTGGTGCGTATAAAAACATCATGGCGATTGCGACCGGTGTGAGTGATGGTTTAAACTTGGGAGCCAATGCCCGTGCGGCCTTAATTTCTCGCGGCATGGTGGAAATGATGCGTTTTGCCAGTTTGTATCAGGCGCAGCCTGAAACCCTGATGGGCTTGGCGGGTTTAGGTGATTTGGTGTTGACCTGTACGGATGATTTATCGCGCAATCGTCGTTTTGGACTGATGTTAGCGCGTTCAGGTAAGTCAGCGGCAGAGGTGCAAAAAGATATCGGTCAAGTGGTTGAGGGTGTGAAAGCCGTTAAGGTGGTCAAAGCGCTGGCGGATCAGTATCGGTTAGACCTGCCAATCATGGAGCAGGTTTATTGTTTGGTAACCCAGCAGATAACGCCCAAACAAGCGGTGCAGCAACTGCTTTCACGCTCCTCAAAGTCTGAGCAAGCGATTTAA
- a CDS encoding tRNA (cytidine(34)-2'-O)-methyltransferase: MLHIILYEPEIPQNTGALIRLSANMGAQLHLIQPFAFDLSEKRVRRAGLDYHELANVYQHENLQACIERIQPNRVFALTTKAKRHYHEPSYEMGDAFLFGPESRGLPEAVRNSLPEDQRLRIPMVADARSMNLANAVSVMAYEAWRQLDFKPLN, encoded by the coding sequence ATGTTACATATTATTTTATACGAACCCGAAATCCCACAAAACACGGGCGCCTTAATTCGACTGAGCGCCAACATGGGGGCACAGCTTCATCTGATTCAGCCTTTTGCTTTTGACCTGAGCGAAAAACGCGTTCGCCGCGCAGGGCTTGACTACCACGAACTAGCGAATGTTTACCAACACGAAAACCTACAAGCCTGCATTGAGCGCATTCAACCCAACCGGGTTTTTGCACTAACGACTAAAGCAAAACGCCATTACCACGAGCCTAGCTACGAAATGGGTGATGCTTTTCTATTTGGCCCAGAAAGCCGTGGGCTGCCTGAAGCAGTTAGAAATAGCCTCCCAGAAGACCAACGCTTGCGCATCCCAATGGTGGCCGATGCACGTAGCATGAATCTAGCGAATGCCGTTTCGGTGATGGCTTATGAGGCCTGGCGACAACTTGACTTCAAACCGCTTAACTAA